The following coding sequences lie in one Glycine soja cultivar W05 chromosome 16, ASM419377v2, whole genome shotgun sequence genomic window:
- the LOC114389269 gene encoding GDSL esterase/lipase CPRD49-like, translating to MLNDTIQVDIDLRGYAGWNSRHAVQVLDKVFPKDAPVQPSLVIVYFGGNDSSTPHSSGLGPHVPLQEYIENLRKIVDHLKSLSENTRILLLSTPPINEATITPNSERSDGKPTKTNEACQIYSEACLDVCRKMNIEAMDLWSAIQKRDNWQDVCFIDGIHLSSEGSKIVLKEILNVLKGAEWEPSLYWKSMPSEFDEDSPYDPIASDGKSTVNLSNWVFPDNDKWD from the exons ATGCTCAATGACACGATACAGGTTGATATTGATTTGCGAGGATATGCTGGTTGGAATTCAAGGCATGCTGTGCAGGTTCTGGATAAAGTTTTTCCCAAG GATGCCCCTGTGCAACCTTCATTGGTTATTGTCTACTTTGGTGGTAATGATTCTTCTACTCCCCACTCATCTGGCCTAGGTCCTCATGTGCCTCTCCAAGAATACATTGAAAATTTGAGGAAGATCGTTGACCATCTCAAG AGCCTCTCAGAGAACACTCGCATTCTACTTCTCAGTACTCCTCCCATCAATGAAGCAACAATTACGCCAAACAG TGAACGCAGTGATGGGAAACCAACAAAGACAAATGAAGCTTGTCAAATATATTCAGAAGCATGTTTGGATGTGTGCCGGAAGATGAATATCGAGGCCATGGATTTGTGGTCTGCTATTCAGAAAAGAGATAACTGGCAAGATGTTTGCTTCAT tGATGGAATTCACCTGTCATCTGAGGGAAGCAAGATAGTGTTGAAAGAGATACTGAATGTCCTCAAAGGTGCAGAATGGGAACCTAGTCTATATTGGAAATCAATGCCAAGTGAGTTTGATGAAGATTCACCATATGATCCAATTGCATCTGATGGAAAGTCAACTGTTAATCTTTCCAACTGGGTCTTCCCTGACAATGACAAATGGGACTAG